The following proteins come from a genomic window of Mucinivorans hirudinis:
- a CDS encoding Inositol-1-monophosphatase: protein MYSEFLDFAINLAREVGKIQLSYFRSGNLDITTKTNVSDIVTRADKECEEYIVKEIFATYADHKILGEEGGFRGNEASEYMWVVDPLDGTTNYSQGLPIFAVSIGLVHKEQTILGVVYAPYLKELFYAVKGGGAYMQCGDNEALDIRVADKRSLDCSVIGTGFPYDKGVNADNNSDNVARIVPYVRDLRRMGSAAYDLCAVAAGMLDGYWEMTLNLWDVCAGNLIVQEAGGVIFNYRLDRKISIIAGNGTIIEEIKRYIQ from the coding sequence ATGTACAGCGAATTTCTTGATTTTGCCATAAATTTGGCACGAGAGGTTGGTAAAATCCAACTATCATACTTTAGGAGTGGCAACTTAGATATTACCACCAAAACAAACGTTTCGGACATTGTAACCCGTGCCGACAAAGAGTGCGAAGAGTATATTGTCAAGGAGATTTTTGCAACTTATGCCGACCACAAAATCCTTGGCGAAGAGGGTGGTTTTCGCGGAAATGAAGCGAGTGAATATATGTGGGTGGTAGACCCATTGGACGGCACTACAAATTACAGTCAGGGATTACCCATTTTTGCTGTCTCCATCGGATTGGTACACAAGGAACAAACCATCCTCGGGGTGGTGTATGCCCCCTATCTCAAAGAGCTGTTTTATGCGGTAAAAGGTGGCGGTGCTTATATGCAATGCGGAGATAATGAAGCTCTTGATATAAGAGTTGCCGATAAACGCTCTCTGGATTGTTCGGTCATAGGAACAGGTTTCCCATATGATAAAGGTGTGAATGCTGACAATAATAGTGATAATGTAGCCCGCATTGTGCCCTATGTACGTGATTTGCGGCGTATGGGTTCGGCGGCTTATGACCTTTGTGCTGTTGCAGCAGGAATGTTGGACGGATATTGGGAGATGACCCTCAATCTTTGGGACGTATGCGCCGGGAATCTTATTGTGCAGGAGGCTGGAGGTGTGATATTTAATTATCGACTTGATAGAAAAATTTCGATAATTGCCGGCAATGGCACGATTATTGAAGAGATTAAACGATATATTCAATAG